In Syntrophotaleaceae bacterium, the DNA window CCGCGGCCTGCTCCGGGAGCTCTGCTCCCTGGCGGGGCTGTTCGGCGGGCTTTTTCTGGCTGTACGCTATCATGCCCCCCTGGCCGAACTGCTGGTCGACGTCCTGGGCTGGCCGGCCAAGGCCTGCATCATTATCGCCTTCGTCGCCCTGTTTCTGCTGACGGTCGTTTTCTTTGGTCTGCTTGGTTTTCTGCTGTCGCGGTTCGTTAAGTTGCTGTTTTTGGGCGGTTTTAACCGGGTGGCCGGCGGTCTGTTCGGGCTGGTGCAGGGAGGGTTGCTGGCGACCCTGGTGCTGTTCGCCCTGAATCGCAGCCCACTGCCGCAGATCGCTCGGAACGTTTTCGATCAGTCGCAACTGGCACCGCCTTTTGTCCGCTTCGGCGAAATCCTGCTCCAGCAGGGGCGGGAAGCTGCCGGCAACCGGGAGATGCAGACCAGGGATGGCAACATCACG includes these proteins:
- a CDS encoding CvpA family protein, with amino-acid sequence MNLLDITILAMLAVFVLKGLFRGLLRELCSLAGLFGGLFLAVRYHAPLAELLVDVLGWPAKACIIIAFVALFLLTVVFFGLLGFLLSRFVKLLFLGGFNRVAGGLFGLVQGGLLATLVLFALNRSPLPQIARNVFDQSQLAPPFVRFGEILLQQGREAAGNREMQTRDGNITKQI